One part of the Bombus terrestris chromosome 13, iyBomTerr1.2, whole genome shotgun sequence genome encodes these proteins:
- the LOC125386217 gene encoding uncharacterized protein LOC125386217, with product MANRHPRSSLYCNKGLLRFGRGSVLGRWKQRQQEGQTDEVLKSVYTHVVFIQEPNTREYLQLALARILELQREIKEGTYTTDYTSDLGESSSEEDLTNEVLRKVFENLPGTPDSVETIMNRVTNSKLNKPQFDAIHGKKIQLLGYDTCRRATVGFMKNVVPETKWDVNSKSSQSNYSAFRLGIYSRNEPRMAHCRTGLWKSTSSHDQEIQDRMLRSLELHLASKQRDYTAKLMRSGI from the exons ATGGCAAACCGTCACCCTCGCAGCAGTCTCTACTGCAACAAGGGACTGCTACGATTTGGACGTG GCTCCGTGCTTGGCAGATGGAAACAACGACAGCAAGAAGGCCAAACCGATGAAG TACTTAAGAGCGTGTATACTCATGTGGTGTTTATACAGGAGCCGAATACCAGAGAGTATCTGCAGTTGGCGCTGGCCAGAATCTTGGAACTGCAACGAGAGATCAAAGAGGGAACGTACACAACGGACTATACTAGCGATCTCg GTGAGTCCAGCAGCGAGGAAGACCTGACAAATGAAGTTCTTCGCAAAGTGTTCGAGAATCTTCCCGGAACACCCGACTCCGTTGAAACAATCATGAACCGAGTGACTAACAGCAAATTAAATAAGCCTCAATTCGACGCGATTCACGGTAAAAAGATTCAACTGTTGGGTTATGACACATGTCGCAGAGCTACAGTGGGGTTCATGAAGAATGTTGTTCCCGAAACGAAATGGGATGTAAACTCGAAGTCGTCTCAATCGAATTACTCTGCCTTTCGTCTGGGGATTTATTCGAGGAACGAGCCGAGAATGGCGCATTGTAGAACTGGTTTATGGAAAAGTACTTCGTCTCACGACCAGGAGATTCAAGACAGAATGCTGAGGAGCTTGGAACTCCATTTGGCGAGTAAACAAAGAGATTATACTGCCAAATTGATGAGGTCGGGCATTTAA